The DNA segment TCGTAAACGGCAGCAGGTACCACCAAAAAACGTTTCGCAACAGCCAAATCTGATGTTCGACCTGAGTGAGCGATTCCTTCGCATAGAACAACAGCGGTTGCCCGGGATCGCTGGACGCCTTGGGATGTCGCTTGCGATCGATCAGCATGAAGCCCGCAATCCAAAGCAACACCGGAACGGTCAACCACCACGACCACGGCAGCGAAAAGCCGATCCCCAACACCAACCAAACCGGGATCAGCAACAACGACACGCCGACTTCACGCACATCTCGCCAGAAGATCATGGTGCGAAATTGGTCATGCGACTGCTGAACCTGCTGTGAAAGCAACTCGGCATCGAATGTCACTTTCAACTCCGATGCATCGGCCTTCCAGGCTTTTTGAAACTTATCAAGATTCATGGTGCTGGGCCTCCGCGACTTCGACGTTCAGCAATTCGGCGAGTGCTTTTTTTGCACGACCGAGTCGCACTCCGACATTGCTCTCAGATATCCCCAGCACGCCGGCCATTTCGCGGTAGGTCAGTTCGTCCAAGTACAGCAGCACCAGAGCGACGTCGGACTTCGGCAGTTGATGAATGGCCTTGTAAAGTTGCTCCACGGTTTCTCGCTGTTCGACTTGCTGACTGGAATCCGCTGACTCAGATGGCAGTGCTTGCACTTCGAGCAGTGGTTGCTGATGCGTCCGCCGGCGTTGATCATTGCGTCGCCAATTCATCGCGGTATGCAGTGCAACGCGATAGAACCATGTTGCCGGACTGGCTTGCCCCTGAAAACGAGGCAAAGAATGCCACGCTTGAAGCAAGATCTCTTGAGCGAGATCCTGGCTTTCCTCGCTGCCAAGCGTGTAAGCACGCGCTACCTGAACGACCGAAGCTTTGTGCCTCTCCAGCCAATCAATGAATAGCGATTTGGCATCCTCTTCTTGCACCAGTAGCTCTCGCTCAGGGGATCCGTACGAAGTCTCGCTATTTGTGTTGGTACCGCTGGCAGCGATCCCCTTACACAAAAAGTTTGAAGTTCACGGATAAAGTCGAAAAACCTGCGTGCCCCGGCGAAAAACGCCTGCCGGCCTTGAGTGACGTGAGCTTCACCCAGCGCGAGTGGATGCAACGAAAGCGGTCATGGACTCGCTTGACGGACAAACTCGGATGGCAATTCGTACTGGCCGTCGGATGCCAAACGTG comes from the Rhodopirellula islandica genome and includes:
- a CDS encoding RNA polymerase sigma factor; translated protein: MQEEDAKSLFIDWLERHKASVVQVARAYTLGSEESQDLAQEILLQAWHSLPRFQGQASPATWFYRVALHTAMNWRRNDQRRRTHQQPLLEVQALPSESADSSQQVEQRETVEQLYKAIHQLPKSDVALVLLYLDELTYREMAGVLGISESNVGVRLGRAKKALAELLNVEVAEAQHHES